A portion of the Cryptomeria japonica chromosome 5, Sugi_1.0, whole genome shotgun sequence genome contains these proteins:
- the LOC131041148 gene encoding heavy metal-associated isoprenylated plant protein 23, with protein sequence MGAMALIESLMEAATVRRTKKLKQFQTVELRVLMDCEGCERKVRKSLANMKGVRSLEVDRKQFKVTVTGYVDANKVLKRVRRRTGKKAEMWPYKPYNLVYYPYAAQVYDKKAPAGYVRNVDPTFPNPQRTDERYTSLFSDDNPNACSIM encoded by the exons ATGGGTGCCATGGCTCTTATAGAAAGCTTGATGGAAGCAGCAACTGTTCGGCGGACCAAGAAGCTTAAGCAGTTTCAG ACGGTAGAGTTGAGAGTACTTATGGACTGCGAGGGGTGCGAAAGAAAAGTGAGGAAGTCGCTAGCAAATATGAAAG GCGTGAGATCCTTGGAAGTGGATCGAAAGCAATTCAAAGTAACGGTGACGGGGTACGTGGATGCGAACAAGGTGTTGAAGAGGGTGAGAAGAAGGACGGGGAAAAAAGCAGAGATGTGGCCATACAAGCCCTACAATCTGGTTTACTATCCATATGCTGCTCAGGTCTACGATAAGAAAGCTCCTGCTGGTTATGTGAGGAACGTGGACCCCACCTTTCCCAATCCGCAGAGAACTGACGAAAGATACACCTCCCTCTTCAGCGACGACAATCCGAACGCTTGTTCAATTATGTAG
- the LOC131041154 gene encoding heavy metal-associated isoprenylated plant protein 23-like, translated as MVELRVRMDCEGCERKVRNSLENMKGVKSLEVDRKQFKVTVTGYVEANKVLKRVRRKTGKKAEMWPYKPYNLVYYPYAAQVYDKKAPAGYVRNVEPTFPNPQRSDQEQYTSAFSDDNPNACSIM; from the exons ATGGTTGAGTTAAGAGTTCGTATGGACTGCGAGGGGTGCGAAAGAAAAGTGAGGAACTCGCTAGAAAATATGAAAG GCGTGAAATCGTTGGAAGTGGATCGAAAGCAATTCAAAGTGACAGTAACGGGTTACGTGGAGGCGAACAAGGTGTTGAAGAGGGTGAGAAGAAAGACGGGGAAAAAAGCAGAGATGTGGCCATACAAGCCTTACAATCTGGTTTACTATCCATATGCTGCTCAGGTCTACGATAAAAAAGCTCCTGCTGGTTATGTAAGGAACGTGGAACCCACCTTCCCCAATCCGCAGAGAAGTGATCAGGAGCAATACACCTCTGCCTTCAGCGACGACAATCCAAACGCTTGTTCAATTATGTAG